A window of the Streptomyces luomodiensis genome harbors these coding sequences:
- a CDS encoding IclR family transcriptional regulator domain-containing protein: MSFSPVPPHVNGPVGPLERGLAVLRELTRLAAHEGRTTVRPGDLVRGTGLARSVVDRVVGTLEQLGYVTLDGRDIGLAVRLMELGNAYLAASGLPGALGPFAERLADGLDESVSVAVPDGDGVRFVVQATRRRTMSLAFRIGDLLPAERCAPGALFATEWSEADWAAWHARRAEDPLDATFPAVPPRPRPASDADVEAHVTADFQARVKETARDGWAADDQLIEPGLVAVSVPVRDASGRIVCAVNVVSHTSRHDVDSLRAMALGPLSAQLPAMAAAVAAPPPYPAASAPSAASVPVAPSAASVTGASAPAPDGAPTAVGEDPARVAKRELGAGFLQSLARGLTVLRALGGTEGAPQDEAHAAGGAARETSDSSGSLTGGQAEAGPGRGPADGVRGRADAGPYGGARRGGMTLSAVAEATGLARATARRSLLTLVERGYAEADGRFFRPLPRVLELGYAPLADLGFTEIAQPHMRELVRTVHESASLAVLDGGDIRYIARVPTVRIMSVNITIGTRFPAYATSMGRVLLAGLDADARAAHLAGVEPRPLTRHTVTSVPELARIVERAAADGHALVDQELEEGLRSLAVPVRDARGRVVAALNVATHAGRGTAESVRRDLLPALCAAAARIEADLATASAQHPLKSF, translated from the coding sequence ATGAGTTTCAGCCCGGTGCCCCCGCATGTCAATGGCCCCGTCGGCCCCCTCGAGCGCGGTCTCGCCGTGCTGCGCGAGCTGACCCGGCTGGCCGCGCACGAGGGGCGGACCACGGTCCGTCCCGGCGATCTCGTCCGTGGCACGGGGCTCGCCCGGTCCGTGGTCGACCGGGTGGTGGGCACGCTCGAACAGCTCGGCTACGTGACGCTCGACGGGCGCGACATCGGCCTCGCGGTCCGGCTGATGGAGCTGGGCAACGCGTATCTGGCGGCGAGCGGACTGCCCGGTGCGCTCGGCCCGTTCGCGGAGCGGCTCGCGGACGGCCTCGACGAGTCGGTCTCGGTCGCCGTCCCCGACGGCGACGGAGTGCGCTTCGTCGTCCAGGCCACCCGCCGCCGCACCATGTCCCTCGCCTTCCGCATCGGCGATCTGCTCCCCGCCGAGCGCTGCGCCCCCGGCGCGCTCTTCGCCACCGAGTGGTCCGAGGCCGACTGGGCCGCCTGGCACGCCCGCCGCGCCGAGGACCCCCTGGACGCCACCTTCCCGGCGGTCCCGCCCCGCCCCCGGCCCGCATCCGACGCCGACGTCGAGGCCCACGTCACGGCCGACTTCCAGGCCCGCGTCAAGGAGACCGCGCGCGACGGCTGGGCCGCCGACGACCAGCTGATCGAACCGGGCCTGGTGGCGGTGTCCGTTCCGGTACGGGACGCGTCGGGCCGTATCGTCTGCGCGGTCAACGTGGTCAGCCACACCAGCCGCCATGACGTGGACTCGCTGCGGGCGATGGCGCTGGGCCCGCTGAGCGCCCAACTCCCGGCGATGGCGGCGGCGGTGGCGGCTCCGCCGCCGTACCCCGCCGCATCGGCTCCTTCGGCCGCTTCGGTCCCGGTGGCCCCTTCGGCCGCTTCGGTCACGGGCGCGTCCGCCCCGGCCCCGGACGGGGCGCCGACGGCCGTGGGCGAGGACCCCGCGCGGGTGGCCAAGCGGGAGCTGGGAGCGGGGTTCCTCCAGTCGCTCGCGCGGGGATTGACCGTGCTGCGGGCACTGGGCGGGACGGAGGGCGCCCCTCAGGACGAGGCCCACGCGGCCGGGGGCGCGGCGCGGGAAACCTCCGACAGCAGCGGCAGCCTGACGGGCGGTCAGGCCGAGGCGGGGCCGGGCCGGGGGCCGGCCGACGGGGTGCGGGGCCGGGCCGACGCGGGCCCGTACGGCGGCGCCCGGCGTGGCGGAATGACGCTCAGCGCGGTCGCGGAGGCCACCGGGCTGGCGCGGGCCACCGCCCGGCGCTCGCTGCTCACGCTGGTCGAGCGGGGGTACGCCGAGGCCGACGGCCGGTTCTTCCGGCCGCTGCCACGGGTGCTGGAGCTCGGCTACGCCCCCCTCGCGGACCTCGGCTTCACCGAGATCGCCCAGCCGCATATGCGCGAACTGGTCCGCACCGTCCACGAGTCGGCCTCCCTGGCCGTCCTCGACGGCGGCGACATCCGCTACATCGCACGCGTCCCCACCGTCCGCATCATGAGCGTCAACATCACCATCGGCACCCGCTTCCCCGCCTACGCGACCTCCATGGGCCGGGTGCTGCTCGCCGGCCTGGACGCCGACGCCCGTGCCGCCCATCTCGCCGGGGTGGAGCCCCGGCCGCTCACCCGGCACACCGTGACCTCCGTGCCCGAGCTGGCGCGCATCGTGGAGCGCGCGGCGGCGGACGGGCACGCCCTGGTCGACCAGGAGTTGGAGGAGGGGCTGCGGTCGCTCGCCGTGCCCGTACGGGACGCGCGCGGGCGCGTAGTGGCCGCACTCAACGTGGCGACCCACGCCGGTCGCGGCACCGCCGAGAGCGTTCGCCGGGACCTGCTCCCGGCGCTGTGCGCGGCCGCGGCCCGGATCGAGGCCGACCTGGCCACGGCCTCGGCCCAGCACCCCTTGAAGTCCTTCTGA
- a CDS encoding DUF692 domain-containing protein: MVRLGTGIGWRPEIAEDIARLPGIDWVEVVAENVCPDHVPDALRRLRERGTTVVPHGVSLGLGGAERPDPDRLRALAERAEALGSPLVTEHIAFVRAGGPRTASPVIEAGHLLPVPRTRDALDVLCENVRIAQDALPVPLAVENIAALFSWPGEEMTEGQFLAELVERTGVRLLIDVANLHTNHVNRGEDPAKALDELPTSAIAYVHVAGGVERDGVWHDSHAHPVTQPVLDVLAELCARTTPPGVLLERDEDFPAAGELAGELDAIRAVTTAGASDAARASDAAGASYAARPVTTADAPEAARPVTTAGAAEAGRAVTAGRAPVRTSAATAAISSAVTAPAPGGPVPDAVRERLALAQTALLSALVAGTPAPEGFDRRRLRVQTAALTAKRASVVAKVAPELPEILGGGYRTAFARYADGRPMTGGYRRDALSFAEHLLADDRPDDPAARRELTLWWRERSGPAPLAAHPAARLARRVRLALSGR, translated from the coding sequence ATGGTGCGCCTCGGTACCGGAATCGGCTGGCGCCCGGAGATCGCCGAAGACATCGCGCGGCTGCCCGGCATCGACTGGGTGGAGGTGGTGGCGGAGAACGTCTGCCCCGACCATGTGCCGGACGCGCTCCGTCGGCTGCGCGAGCGCGGGACCACGGTGGTCCCGCACGGGGTGTCGCTCGGCCTCGGGGGAGCCGAGCGGCCCGACCCGGACCGCCTCCGGGCACTGGCCGAGCGGGCCGAGGCACTGGGCTCGCCGCTGGTCACCGAGCACATCGCGTTCGTCAGGGCCGGGGGGCCGCGGACCGCGTCACCGGTCATCGAGGCCGGGCATCTGCTGCCGGTGCCGCGGACCCGTGACGCGCTGGACGTGCTGTGCGAGAACGTGCGCATCGCGCAGGACGCGCTGCCGGTGCCGCTGGCGGTGGAGAACATCGCGGCGCTGTTCTCCTGGCCCGGTGAGGAGATGACCGAGGGTCAGTTCCTGGCCGAGCTGGTGGAGCGCACCGGGGTGCGGCTGCTCATCGACGTGGCCAATCTGCACACCAACCACGTCAACCGGGGCGAGGACCCGGCCAAGGCGCTGGACGAGCTGCCCACGTCGGCGATCGCCTACGTCCATGTGGCGGGCGGGGTGGAGAGGGACGGGGTGTGGCACGACAGCCACGCCCATCCGGTGACCCAGCCGGTCCTCGACGTCCTCGCCGAGCTGTGCGCCCGTACGACGCCGCCCGGCGTGCTGCTGGAGCGCGACGAGGACTTCCCGGCGGCCGGGGAACTGGCGGGCGAGCTGGACGCGATCCGCGCGGTGACGACGGCGGGCGCCTCGGACGCGGCGCGCGCCTCGGATGCGGCGGGCGCCTCGTATGCGGCGCGCCCGGTGACGACGGCGGACGCCCCGGAAGCGGCGCGCCCGGTGACGACGGCGGGCGCCGCCGAAGCGGGCCGCGCGGTGACGGCAGGCCGCGCTCCGGTGCGGACCTCCGCCGCCACCGCCGCCATCAGCTCCGCCGTCACCGCCCCCGCGCCCGGCGGCCCCGTGCCGGACGCCGTCCGTGAGCGGCTGGCGCTGGCCCAGACCGCGCTGCTGTCCGCGCTGGTCGCGGGCACCCCGGCGCCGGAGGGCTTCGACCGGCGGCGGCTGCGGGTGCAGACCGCGGCGCTGACCGCCAAGCGCGCGTCCGTGGTCGCCAAGGTGGCCCCGGAGCTGCCGGAGATCCTGGGCGGCGGCTACCGTACGGCGTTCGCGCGGTACGCCGACGGCCGCCCGATGACCGGCGGCTACCGCCGCGACGCGCTGTCGTTCGCCGAGCATCTGCTGGCGGACGACCGGCCCGACGACCCGGCGGCGCGGCGCGAGCTGACGCTCTGGTGGCGGGAGCGGTCCGGCCCCGCGCCCCTGGCGGCCCATCCGGCGGCCCGGCTGGCCCGCCGGGTCCGGCTCGCGCTGAGCGGGCGGTGA
- the hemQ gene encoding hydrogen peroxide-dependent heme synthase: MTAAPEKTPNAGKKAKDLNEVIRYTLWSVFRLRDVLPEDRTGYADEVEELFSQLAAKDVTVRGTYDVSGLRADADVMIWWHSETSDALQEAYNLFRRTRLGRALEPVWSNMALHRPAEFNKSHIPAFLADENPRDYVSVYPFVRSYDWYLLPDEDRRRMLADHGKMARGYPDVRANTVASFSLGDYEWILAFEADELHRIVDLMRHLRGSEARRHVREEVPFFTGRRKEVSELVAGLA; the protein is encoded by the coding sequence ATGACTGCTGCTCCTGAGAAGACTCCCAACGCCGGTAAGAAGGCCAAGGACCTCAACGAGGTCATCCGCTACACCCTGTGGTCGGTGTTCCGGCTGCGCGATGTGCTGCCGGAGGACCGCACCGGCTACGCCGACGAGGTCGAGGAACTCTTCTCCCAGCTCGCCGCCAAGGACGTCACCGTGCGCGGCACCTACGACGTGTCCGGGCTGCGCGCCGACGCGGACGTCATGATCTGGTGGCACTCGGAGACCTCCGACGCCCTCCAGGAGGCGTACAACCTCTTCCGCCGCACCCGGCTGGGGCGGGCCCTGGAGCCGGTGTGGTCCAACATGGCGCTGCACCGCCCGGCCGAGTTCAACAAGTCCCACATCCCGGCGTTCCTCGCGGACGAGAACCCGCGCGACTACGTGAGCGTGTACCCGTTCGTCCGCTCCTACGACTGGTACCTGCTGCCCGACGAGGACCGCCGCCGGATGCTCGCGGACCACGGCAAGATGGCGCGCGGCTACCCCGATGTGCGCGCCAACACGGTCGCGTCCTTCTCGCTCGGCGACTACGAGTGGATCCTGGCCTTCGAGGCGGACGAGCTGCACCGGATCGTCGACCTCATGCGCCATCTGCGCGGTTCCGAGGCGCGTCGGCACGTGCGCGAGGAGGTGCCGTTCTTCACCGGGCGGCGCAAGGAGGTCTCCGAGCTCGTCGCCGGTCTGGCCTGA
- the hemG gene encoding protoporphyrinogen oxidase, with product MRAANTPGTERTGHVVVIGGGIAGLAAAHRLLAGGARVTVLEASGRLGGKLRAGEIEGVPVDLGAESMLARRPEAVELARAVGLGDRLQPPATATASLWTRGGLRPMPKGHVMGVPGDLAPLAASGVISEEGLARIARDRELPPTPVGEDVALGEFIAARLGREVVDRLVEPLLGGVYAGDVYRTSMRASVPTLFDVARSARPLTEGVRELTERAARRQDGPVFMGIDGGIGRLPLAVADAVRAAGGEIRTEAPVRELRRTADGWTVAVDGADGPPVVAADAVVLAVPAPAAARLLTGLSPVASAELATVDYASMALVTMAFRRDAILGVDALAERSGFLVPPVDGRTIKAATFSSRKWGWLRDADPDLFVLRTSIGRFDDEADLKRDDADLVRMSLADLGEAVGLTARPVATRVDRWDGGLPQYPVGHLDRVARIRAEVAKVPGLAVCGALYDGVGIPACVGSGRKAADELLGTLAATLEPGSGAGERE from the coding sequence ATGAGAGCGGCGAACACCCCGGGGACGGAACGCACCGGCCATGTCGTGGTCATCGGCGGCGGCATCGCGGGGCTGGCGGCGGCCCACCGGCTGCTGGCCGGCGGGGCGCGGGTGACGGTCCTGGAGGCGTCGGGGCGGCTCGGCGGCAAGCTGCGCGCGGGGGAGATCGAGGGCGTACCGGTCGACCTCGGCGCCGAGTCGATGCTCGCCCGCCGCCCGGAGGCGGTCGAGCTGGCGCGCGCCGTGGGCCTCGGCGACCGGCTTCAGCCGCCCGCGACCGCGACCGCCTCCCTCTGGACGCGCGGCGGGCTGCGCCCGATGCCCAAGGGGCATGTGATGGGCGTCCCCGGCGATCTGGCGCCGCTGGCCGCGTCCGGGGTGATCTCGGAGGAGGGGCTGGCCCGGATCGCCCGTGACCGGGAGCTGCCGCCCACACCGGTGGGCGAGGACGTGGCGCTCGGCGAATTCATCGCGGCGCGGCTCGGCCGCGAGGTGGTGGACCGGCTGGTGGAACCGCTGCTGGGCGGGGTGTACGCGGGCGATGTGTACCGCACCTCGATGCGTGCGTCCGTCCCCACCCTCTTCGACGTGGCCCGCTCGGCCCGCCCGCTGACCGAGGGCGTCCGGGAGCTGACCGAGCGCGCCGCGCGACGGCAGGACGGCCCAGTGTTCATGGGCATCGACGGCGGGATCGGCCGGCTGCCGCTCGCGGTCGCCGACGCCGTACGGGCCGCCGGCGGGGAGATCCGCACCGAGGCGCCCGTGCGGGAGCTGCGGCGCACCGCCGACGGCTGGACCGTCGCCGTGGACGGCGCGGACGGCCCGCCGGTGGTGGCGGCCGACGCGGTGGTGCTGGCGGTTCCCGCGCCCGCCGCCGCCCGGCTGCTGACCGGCCTCTCCCCGGTCGCCTCCGCCGAGCTGGCCACCGTCGACTACGCCTCCATGGCACTGGTCACCATGGCCTTCCGCCGTGACGCGATCCTCGGCGTGGACGCGCTCGCCGAGCGCAGCGGCTTTCTGGTGCCGCCGGTGGACGGCCGGACGATCAAGGCGGCGACGTTCTCCAGCCGGAAGTGGGGCTGGCTGCGGGACGCCGACCCCGATCTCTTCGTGCTGCGTACCTCGATCGGGCGGTTTGACGACGAGGCGGATCTGAAGCGGGACGACGCCGACCTGGTAAGGATGTCGCTCGCCGATCTCGGCGAGGCCGTCGGCCTGACGGCCCGGCCCGTGGCGACCCGGGTGGACCGCTGGGACGGCGGGCTGCCCCAGTACCCGGTGGGCCATCTCGACCGGGTGGCCCGCATCCGCGCCGAGGTCGCCAAGGTGCCGGGGCTGGCCGTGTGCGGGGCGCTCTACGACGGCGTGGGCATCCCGGCGTGCGTCGGCAGCGGCCGTAAGGCGGCCGATGAACTGCTGGGCACCCTGGCGGCCACCCTGGAGCCGGGCTCCGGAGCCGGAGAGCGAGAATAG
- a CDS encoding 4-hydroxybenzoate 3-monooxygenase: MRTTVGIIGGGPAGLLLARLLHRAGIDCVVLESRDRAYVERRQRAGILEQGTVDVLRECGAGERLDREGLPHHGIELRFDGRGHRVDFPSATGGKSVMVYAQTEIVKDLIALQLDEPGGPPLLFEAEALAIEKPDSAAPVIRFRHHGREQTLTCDYVAGCDGFHGIARRAVPADRVRTFEHGYPYSWLGVLADVAPSCEELIYARHERGFALHSMRSPQVSRLYLQVPNGTDPADWSHERIWDELSVRFALDGDWTLERGPITAVSVTPMRSFVQEPMRHGRLFLAGDAAHIVPPTGAKGLNLAVSDVITLARALIHQQETGSSELLDGYSRTCLRRVWQAQRFSYFMTDTLHRHPDAGPFEDRLRLARLERIASSPTASAELAENYVGLPLS, from the coding sequence ATGCGCACGACCGTCGGCATCATCGGCGGCGGGCCCGCCGGTCTGCTGCTCGCCCGGCTGCTGCACCGCGCCGGGATCGACTGCGTGGTGCTGGAGAGCCGGGACCGGGCGTACGTCGAGCGGCGCCAGCGGGCCGGAATCCTGGAGCAGGGCACCGTGGACGTGCTGCGGGAGTGCGGCGCCGGCGAGCGCCTGGACCGCGAGGGGCTGCCCCACCACGGCATCGAGCTGCGCTTCGACGGCCGCGGCCACCGCGTGGACTTCCCCTCCGCCACCGGCGGCAAGTCGGTGATGGTCTACGCCCAGACGGAGATCGTCAAGGATCTGATCGCGCTCCAGCTGGACGAGCCCGGCGGTCCCCCGCTGCTGTTCGAGGCCGAGGCGCTGGCCATCGAGAAGCCGGACTCCGCCGCGCCCGTGATCCGCTTCCGCCACCACGGCCGCGAACAGACCCTGACCTGCGACTACGTGGCGGGCTGCGACGGCTTCCACGGCATCGCCCGGCGCGCCGTCCCCGCCGACCGGGTCCGCACCTTCGAGCACGGCTATCCCTACTCCTGGCTCGGTGTGCTGGCCGATGTGGCGCCGTCCTGCGAGGAGCTGATCTACGCTCGCCACGAGCGCGGCTTCGCCCTGCACAGCATGCGCTCCCCCCAGGTCTCCCGGCTCTACCTCCAAGTGCCCAATGGCACCGACCCGGCGGACTGGTCCCATGAGCGGATCTGGGACGAGCTGTCGGTCCGCTTCGCGCTCGACGGGGACTGGACGCTGGAGCGCGGCCCGATCACCGCCGTCTCGGTCACCCCGATGCGCAGCTTCGTCCAGGAGCCGATGCGCCACGGCCGGCTCTTCCTGGCGGGCGACGCGGCGCATATCGTGCCGCCCACCGGCGCCAAGGGGCTCAATCTGGCCGTCAGCGACGTGATCACCCTGGCCCGTGCGCTGATCCACCAGCAGGAGACCGGCTCGTCCGAGCTGCTGGACGGCTACTCGCGGACCTGTCTGCGCCGGGTCTGGCAGGCCCAGCGGTTCTCGTACTTCATGACGGACACGCTCCACCGGCACCCGGACGCCGGCCCGTTCGAGGACCGGCTGCGGCTCGCGCGGCTGGAGCGGATCGCCTCCTCCCCCACCGCCTCCGCCGAACTCGCCGAGAACTACGTCGGTCTCCCGCTGTCATGA
- a CDS encoding TIGR04222 domain-containing membrane protein — protein MNTAVILFYAAVAVFSTALIAGTATARGKVATEPVGDRAHDLLEAAFLAGGPGRVADTVISEMYADGRLAVGGPGVLSVRRQVARGPVEEEVLRLCARSPHGALHWLRRELMRSRAVQVIGDRLARRGLMVPPDALRFWHGLAQLQLGLCFVATFLGFVMTISATDGHGVPLIFKLVPGLFAGFVVGGACVKASKRRLTAAGKRALAVYRKESGVSAYRREVFEQRGRHALSAGQGAAVPVAVVVALTGAAALVGEPALRDHLLEAQKATSTVASPAGGGASTSPGTSSCSAGGSWCGGGGSGCGGSSCGGSSCGGGGGGGGGSSCGGGGGGSGCGGGGGCGGGGGGGGCGGG, from the coding sequence GTGAACACGGCGGTGATCCTGTTCTACGCGGCGGTGGCCGTCTTCTCGACGGCGCTCATCGCGGGCACGGCCACGGCCCGGGGGAAGGTGGCCACGGAACCGGTGGGCGACCGGGCGCACGACCTGCTGGAGGCGGCGTTCCTGGCGGGGGGTCCGGGCCGGGTGGCCGACACCGTGATCAGCGAGATGTACGCGGACGGACGGCTGGCGGTCGGCGGGCCGGGCGTCCTCTCGGTACGGCGGCAGGTCGCCCGCGGTCCGGTCGAGGAGGAGGTGCTGCGGCTGTGCGCGCGCTCCCCGCACGGCGCGCTGCACTGGCTGCGCCGGGAGCTGATGCGCAGCCGGGCGGTGCAGGTGATCGGTGACCGGCTGGCCCGGCGCGGGCTGATGGTGCCGCCGGACGCCCTCCGCTTCTGGCACGGACTGGCACAGCTCCAGCTCGGGCTCTGCTTCGTGGCCACGTTCCTGGGCTTCGTGATGACCATCTCCGCCACGGACGGCCACGGGGTGCCGCTGATTTTCAAGCTCGTCCCCGGGCTGTTCGCCGGCTTCGTCGTCGGCGGCGCCTGCGTCAAGGCGAGCAAGCGCCGGCTGACCGCGGCCGGGAAGCGGGCGCTGGCGGTCTACCGGAAGGAGTCGGGGGTCTCGGCGTACCGGAGGGAGGTCTTCGAACAGCGCGGACGGCACGCCCTGTCCGCCGGACAGGGCGCGGCGGTCCCCGTGGCCGTCGTGGTCGCGCTGACCGGGGCGGCCGCGCTGGTCGGCGAGCCGGCGCTGCGGGACCACCTGCTGGAGGCGCAGAAGGCGACCAGCACCGTGGCCTCCCCGGCCGGCGGCGGGGCCTCGACCTCCCCGGGCACCTCCTCCTGCTCCGCCGGCGGATCGTGGTGCGGTGGCGGCGGCTCCGGCTGCGGAGGCTCCTCGTGCGGCGGCTCGTCCTGTGGCGGGGGCGGAGGCGGGGGCGGGGGCTCCTCGTGCGGTGGGGGCGGTGGAGGCAGCGGCTGCGGCGGCGGAGGCGGCTGCGGCGGAGGCGGCGGGGGCGGCGGCTGCGGCGGAGGGTGA
- a CDS encoding alpha/beta hydrolase, which yields MRAAPLYGILGPLSLSLTMSALLATPATGRPLAAPAVRAATTATAATTWSVPAPAGAAGVPLTAPAATAPRSAPAAPTAPAAPGWSAWSGSAASAAPPGGAAAARGVALAARRAAQRGVTFRRCPRAEQLAAPITCGKVSVPLDYTRPRGKHIALTVSRVRATGPTARRQGALIYNPGGPGASGMAFPEYAAEDAFRRLAAAYDFVGYAPRGVGRSAPLSCRRPSAHAKAPTSSPPHPTAAFKRRLVARARAYVRGCTRRSGRALAHYTTLNNARDLEVLRAALGQRRLTFVGASYGTYYGAVYATLFPGRVRRMVFDSVVNPAPRQIWYRDNLDQSVAFERRWRDWRRWVARHHAVYHLGRTADRVLASYEKARRRLGRKPAGGVIGTAQLQNAFLRTGYNDAYWDPSARALAAYLLGDPEPLIALAAPDPAQAAADENGSAVYTAVECNDAPWPHAWATWNRDNTALARRAPFETWNNVAMNLPCAFWPLKHGRPVDVGSVEAVGPRQERAALPPVLLLSAERDAATPYAGAKELWHRLPGSSLVTERKAGTHGLWGGPNDCVNRHVDTYLLTGRTPGRSAFCAPRPEPEPLPEPAPLPESGKQPAALPGTP from the coding sequence GTGAGAGCAGCACCGCTGTACGGCATCCTCGGACCGCTGTCCCTGTCGCTGACCATGAGCGCCCTGCTGGCGACGCCCGCCACCGGCCGCCCGCTCGCCGCGCCCGCCGTCCGCGCCGCCACGACGGCCACCGCCGCGACCACCTGGTCCGTCCCGGCCCCTGCCGGTGCGGCGGGCGTGCCCCTCACCGCCCCGGCCGCCACCGCGCCCCGTTCGGCCCCCGCCGCCCCCACCGCGCCTGCCGCGCCCGGCTGGTCTGCCTGGTCCGGCTCAGCCGCCTCAGCCGCCCCGCCCGGCGGCGCGGCCGCGGCCCGTGGGGTGGCGCTCGCCGCCCGGCGCGCGGCGCAGCGCGGTGTCACCTTCCGCCGCTGTCCCCGCGCCGAGCAGCTGGCCGCCCCCATCACCTGCGGAAAGGTCTCCGTACCGCTCGACTACACCCGTCCCCGCGGCAAGCACATCGCCCTCACCGTCAGCCGGGTCCGGGCCACCGGCCCCACGGCGCGGCGGCAGGGCGCGCTGATCTACAACCCCGGCGGACCGGGTGCCTCCGGTATGGCGTTCCCGGAGTACGCGGCCGAGGACGCCTTCCGCCGCCTGGCCGCCGCCTACGACTTCGTCGGCTACGCCCCGCGCGGCGTGGGCCGGTCCGCCCCGCTGTCCTGCCGGCGGCCGTCGGCCCACGCCAAGGCGCCGACCAGCTCCCCGCCGCATCCCACCGCCGCGTTCAAACGGCGGCTGGTGGCGCGGGCACGGGCCTACGTACGGGGCTGTACGCGCCGCTCGGGGCGCGCCCTCGCGCACTACACCACGCTGAACAACGCCCGTGACCTGGAGGTGCTGCGCGCGGCGCTGGGCCAGCGGCGGCTCACGTTCGTGGGCGCCTCGTACGGCACGTACTACGGAGCCGTCTACGCCACGCTCTTCCCCGGGCGGGTGCGCCGGATGGTCTTCGACAGCGTGGTCAACCCCGCCCCCCGGCAGATCTGGTACCGCGACAACCTCGACCAGTCGGTCGCCTTCGAACGGCGCTGGCGGGACTGGCGCCGCTGGGTCGCCCGGCACCACGCCGTCTACCACCTGGGCCGCACCGCGGACCGGGTGCTCGCCTCCTACGAGAAGGCGCGGCGGCGGCTGGGGCGGAAACCGGCGGGCGGGGTCATCGGCACCGCCCAGCTCCAGAACGCGTTCCTGCGGACCGGCTACAACGACGCCTACTGGGATCCGTCCGCACGGGCGCTGGCCGCCTATCTGCTCGGTGACCCCGAGCCGCTGATCGCGCTCGCCGCGCCCGATCCGGCACAGGCGGCCGCCGACGAGAACGGCAGCGCCGTCTACACCGCCGTGGAGTGCAACGACGCGCCCTGGCCGCACGCCTGGGCCACCTGGAACCGCGACAACACCGCCCTCGCCCGCCGCGCGCCCTTCGAGACCTGGAACAACGTGGCGATGAACCTGCCGTGCGCCTTCTGGCCGCTGAAGCACGGCCGCCCCGTCGATGTGGGGTCCGTGGAAGCCGTGGGTCCCCGGCAGGAACGCGCGGCGCTGCCGCCGGTGCTGCTGCTGTCAGCGGAGCGGGACGCGGCCACGCCGTACGCGGGGGCGAAGGAACTGTGGCACCGGCTGCCCGGCTCCTCGCTGGTGACCGAGCGGAAGGCGGGCACCCACGGTCTGTGGGGCGGCCCGAACGACTGCGTCAACCGCCATGTGGACACCTATCTGCTGACCGGGCGGACCCCGGGCCGGTCCGCCTTCTGCGCCCCGCGCCCGGAGCCCGAACCGCTGCCGGAACCGGCCCCGCTGCCCGAGTCCGGCAAGCAGCCGGCCGCGCTCCCGGGCACGCCGTAA